From the genome of Ailuropoda melanoleuca isolate Jingjing chromosome 5, ASM200744v2, whole genome shotgun sequence:
AGAAAAGCCTGCAGTTAccagctgggggcggggtggggggggttcaCCCCAGCTTGATTACAGGAACACAAGCTAATTTTATTTCAGTCTGGGCAGCTGACAGACCACACCCATAGAGCCAGGCAGTGGACTGTGAACCCCAGTCCACCGAGCAAAGGGTTCTGTCTGATGTCACAGGAAGGCCTCGATCCAGGACTCTCTAGGGTAACCACAACTAAAAAAGTGTaatctggagggggaggggcagatcaCAGGAGTTAGATGAGGAAAATATGTATACCCAAATGCCATggatggtggcagtggtggtcTCAAAGCTAGCAAAAGCTGGGAATTCAAGGATCCAGGCAGGCAAAGGGAAGGGCAAGCAGTATCTAGCACACATAGCATGCGTAAGGGCTAGTGAAGGAAGGATGAAGGCTTAGATTCACAGTGAGGCAGTGCAGACTCCCAGAACATTCTCGGGAGGAACAGACTGAGGAAGCACTAGTGGAGAAAGTGACAAGAAATCAGTGCCTCCCAGTTGCCTGAGCGTGGAGGATTCTGTGGGGAGCAGCACCACCTGCTGGCCAAAGGCAAGAACAGTCCTAAGTCTGAGAGAATGGTGGACCACCCTTCCCAGCTGCAGCCTGGAGCCAGAGGATGGAGTTGAGGGACAaggaaggaaaagctttcagggTCCTGGCAGCCTCCCTGTGGCACCGTAGCCCCCCTGGAGACGACTCACACATCCCCCAGGCCGGCATCAACACAAAGCCATCAACTCCAAAGCCCCCAGTGCAGTGCAGGCAGTTTaatgcaccccacccccatcaccatcTCCCACTGTCCTCCAAAAGGCCCTCTGCCCCAGGGCACCCCCCACACCAGAGCCCCAGAAGGCATACACAAGAGGCGCCCACTACCAGCACCACCGTCCCCACCCTCTGCGCCGACTTGGaggggttgccttttcactctgggACCTAGAGGCAGACATGGGAGAGGACTTCCTCTGAGGGAGAAGGGCCACAGAGTGAAAAGGAATAACGGTACTCTCGCTCTAGAACGTGAACAGCATGTCTGTGGGACGTAGAGAGGAGAAGGACTGTTGGATGGAGGGGGAATGGTGATGGGGCTGGAATTGACTTCTCCAGGCTAAGGCCCTCTACTGGGAGGCAGGCAGACGGCCTGGCATAACAGCAGCTCTAAGGCAGCTCTCAAGAACAGCGCGGAGAGCGGCAGAATGCACTCACAGATGACACCTTACAGGCGACAGCTGTAATTCCACTCTCCCCAACACTGTCATGGCCCAGTGGTCTCCAGACGACAGAGCAAATGGACCACGGTGTGGCTTTCCCAAGAGGGGGCAACTGCCCCCGACTGCCTGCCCACCCAGCGGGGCAACATCCTCCTTCCTACAGCCAACTGAGGTGCTCCTCCTCATAGCGCTGGGGGTCAATGAAGGGCCGGTCAATGGAGCGGATCATCAGCTCCCCACAGTACACGCACTCGGCGGCCACCAGTTCATCGAGGTCAGCCTTGAGCTGTTCCCGACTGGGCCCCGCCGTCGCAGCCCCACCCTCGGCCTCCTTGGCACGGGCAGAGCCCTTAGTAGGGGCCGGAGCAGCCCCCAACTTCCGCTGCAGCTCCTCGAGCCGGGCCTGCTTGTAGGCCGGCAGGCCAGGCCGCACGGCCTGCAGCAAGCAGTCAGCATGGAACATGTGGCCACAGAGGAAAAGGTAGAAAGGGCGATTAAGCAGGGGGAAGTCGCAGGTGGCACACTTGTCCTGGGGCTCCACCGTGCCATAGCGGCCCCGCAGCTCCTGCAGGTCTCGCCGGATGCGCTGGGCACTGGCCGTGGCCTCTTCCATCTCCCGCTGCAGCTCCTGGATGTGGTGGTTGTAGGCCTTGAGCGAGCTGCAGATCGCCTCCTTGAAGTGGTCGATGGTGACGAAGTCAGGAAAGAAGGGCAGCACGTCCTCGATCTTGAGCAGGGGGCAGCTGGCCAGGCAGGCCATGGCCGTCTGcacgtcctcctcctcctgcaccaCGTGCCGAGCGATCTTCAGCCACAGCTTCTTACGCAGTTCCTCGTCGTCCTCGGGCAAGTCAGCGCACTGTTTGGCCAGGTCCACGTCGACCTGAGGGGAGACTGCGAGCGGTAGGGTcgagccccctgccccctgggaTAGAGACTGGGGGACACACAGATGCCCAGGGAGAACCTGGGCCCCAGGAGAAGCCCCAAGGCAGGATCCCCTGAGAGCAAGCAAGATGCGGCTTCTGGGGCCCAGGATAGGAACCTGTCTCAGTGATGGGCCTGTCCCCGTCACCGCTTTGTAGAAGCTACTTTCAGTGAGGGGACTTtggcaaatttaaaaatgacctgGGGAGCATATTCACAATACAGATTTTTGGGCCTTACCCTCAGACTTTCTAATTCAGTAagtcctgggttcaaacccaggaattcacatttttttaattaattttttttttaagatgtatttatttgacagagagagagaacacaagtaggcagaggccaggcagagggagagggagaagcaggctccccactgaacggagagcctgacgtggggccagatcccagaaccctgggatcatgacctgagctgagggcagacacttaacccactgagccacccaggcgccccaggaattcaCATTTTAACGTaactcagccccctccccaccggCAGTTGTGACTATAATGCAATCGCTAGCACGTACGTAGAACTTACCTGCAGGGCTGGCCCCATTCTGAGCGCTTTTCGTATACACTACTCTCATCAACCCTAGGAGGGAAGTAACTAGAACATTATCCCATTTGTGGCCGAATGATCTGAGGCAAAGAGAGGGTCGGAAATcagcctgaggtcacacagcctagTAAGCGGCAGAACCAGATTTCAAACCCTGACCTCGGAGTCCGCGTTCTTAACCTCTGCACTACAGCACCTCTCCGCCGGAGAAGCCGGCGCCCTCCAGCCACAGCCCCCCACTCCAAACCCGCAGCATCTGACATGACTGCCCTCCAGGCCCCTGTCCTGGATGGGGTCAAAACGCGTCGGCTCACCTGCAGGGCCAGGTCCACAGCCTCCTCATACAGCTCTAGGACCTTGTAGACATGGACACAGGCACGGTGGTGGccgtgctcagcgcagagccgcAGCGCGTACTTGAGGTCATAATGCACACGGTGCGGGCTGGCGCCGGCCTGCTCAAGGTAAGCCAGCAGTGAGGCCGGCTGGCCTCGGGCGTACAGCGACAGCAGGTAGTTGTGAATCGCCTGCTCCGTCTCGCCAAGCACGTTCACGCAGAACTCCATGTAGCGGATGGCCTGGCTCACCTGCTGGGCCTCGCCACCCTGGCTATAGTTCACCAGGGCGGGGATGAGCTGCCGGGCATCCAGCCGGCTGCCCAGCTCAATCCAAGCATCCACCAGCTGGCGGGGTATGTGACGAATGAGGATGGGTGAGAACTTGTAGAAGAGCTGGGGGTCACGGTGGCGGGCAAGCACAGCCAGGGCCTCCTCGTAGGCCTCATGCTGGCAGTGGTATGCCACCACGCGCTCGTAGTCCTGCATGATCACAGCGAAGTACACCATGTGTTCTGTGTCCCCGTGGCTGGCAAGCAGTTCATGGATGGAGGCCCGGCTGGCAAAGAGCCACTCCTTGTGGCGGGGGCTGCTGAGGAAAGACCGGAAGCGCTCCCGAGTTTCCCGGTATAAGTTCAGGGCCTCAGGATCACCCTGCAGTGCTCCGAGCCGGCTCAGGTAAAGCTCCGTCAGCCAGGTGGTAAGCAGTGTGGCCTGGGTACGCTCGGCTGGCTTCAAACCGGCCAGTTTTCGCTGCAGGAACTCAGCCAGGGCCTCCTCCTGTCGGGCCTCCAGGAACTTGAGGGCGATCTCCTCAAAGTAGCTCTGGGTCAGGGCGTAGCAGCGGGCACTCTCCAGGTAACGACGCTGGCGAAAGCAGAAATCGGCCTCCCGGGCCAGGACTGTGTCCAGGCAGTCAGGTCGCTCTCGACAATACTCTTTGGCCAGGTCAAAGCGGTTCATGTCCAGGTAGGTGCGCCAGACATCCCGGGCCTCCCGCTGCACATGGTAGCGGAAGACAGCACGCTCAGTGTAGGCCCACAGGTGGCCCGTGGAAGAGTCCTTCACCATGTGCTTCAGGGACCCAAACTTCTCCAGGAAGTGATCCCGCAGCACCACCTGCCCCGTCAGCGTGCACACTGCCTCCACCCGGTCAGCCAGCAGCAGTAGGAAGTGGAACTGGGTCAGGACGATAGCCAGGGGCGGGCTCGCCCCCGGACCTACCCCCTCTGGGTACTCCCAGACtcgctcctcgctcagcagggaatcaGGACGCCCGCAGTCCAGTGCTCCATACAACACGCCGTCCCCCATCATCCAGGCGAAGGCCCGAGGTGCGGAGCGCAACTTGGGGGTATAGAAGGCCAACTCACTGTAGCCCAGACTGCTGGGGAACTCACGGAATGGGGGTGGGTGGTCCGCGAAGGCAGCAAAGAGCCCCGAGAagccctgggcctcagctccctctgctgctcgACCTATGAACTGGAAGAGGCGCTGCCTGGTGGTGGCGATAACAAAGCCACGCCCATCAGGGCCCCGCTCGGCCTCGAGGGAGCACACAGGTGCTGGACCCCCTTCTTCGTTTAGTACGTACAATGGGCGGAAGTAGAGATCTGGAGCAGGGCCAAAAAGCCCACCTTCGCTGGCTGAGAGCTCCGCTTCGAAGATCTGGCCTTGGGCGGTGCCGACCAGGATGGGGCCTGTGCTGCTCTCTGTGCCCAGTGCCTTGTTCCAGCCCACACTCTCCACCAGCTGCCCTTTCCAGCGTGCCAGTGGCCGTACCTTCTGTCCATTACGGTTCACATAGAGGACCTCAGTGCTGCTCAGAGCAATTAGCAGGTGAGAGCCTGGAGTCGGGGAGAGCATGGCACCCTATAGAATGCTGCCATTCCCaccctcagcctcctccctgcccccaccactctCAGATCCCACCTACCATGGCAGTGACTTACGATCGGATCAACTACCCCTCCGACCCCAGATCCTCCCCCCCTTACCAGTGTGGTCCAGAAACATCTTGTGAACCTTAGCATCCTCCTTGCGTCCCAGCTCCACGTGGTTGGGTTCATTTGCCTTGCCCAAGTCAATGCTGTCGAGACAAGAGTCACAGCATCACTCCAGAGAAGGGCAGATTCTTTCTGAAATCACAGACCTCTTTATAATCTAATGAAAGCCACAGCCTTTCTGCCCTGAAgtctacatacacacataaaattctGCATACAATCCTAAGGGAACTCTGAAATACATACAGGGTCCTACTTAAGAACCCTCTGCTCTGAGAATTCCCCCTTCATTTTGAGAAGTCACTGAACGGAAGTCTTTTCCTCTGCTTAGTAGATACGCAGTGCATCTGGGAAGACGGGCAGGGGTACCCCAGATTGCTGGGGTAAAAAGATAACAACAACCAGTAGCTAATGGTCACTGAGCACTTTCTATACAGCAAGCACCATGCCACGGGCTTAACCTAGTAGAGCCCAATGAATCTTCAGGATAACCTTGAGGACTGCTCCTGTCTATAGTTCCCTTAttaaattcttttcaaattaCAGGTTCTTTCTAACCAAAACTCAAAGCAAAGATGTATAGTTAATGATTTTCTTCTCAAACCTGTCATTCTCCAGACAAAACTGATTTTAACGTCTTTCTCCATGCTTACAACAGAGTTTTGTcactgtttttatgtttttacaaaAATCTCTTCGTgtcgtgtatatgtgtgtatatacatattaattAATAACTAGCTTTTCTCACTTCATGATATTTCATGAACATTCCACTGTGTCAACAGATACAGCTCTAACTCATTGTTTCAAGAACTGCCTAATTTACCCCTTTATGGTTCAACCATaattttatcatcattttccCACTGATGGGCATTCAGTTTGGGTCCAGTTTTTCCTACCACAAATAATGCTTCCAGATTACTTTTCCAAAAGGTGGTGGCAATTTATAGTCTCACCAGCAGTGTGTCAAAGTCCATTTCTGTGTATCTCCACCAGCACCATATGttactgtttctaatttttgccaatctgataggttAAAAATATGGTACCTTACTGTTATTTCCCaaagattgaaaatatttttagatgtttaCTAGAAATGTAGACTTCCTCTTCTATAAACTGTTGGTTTATACTCTTTGCCCTCCCCTTTCTACCAAAGCatctttttcttactaatttttaaggactttttaaGGAATAGGGATATGAATCTGTAGTCACATGTGGAAAAACATCATTTTCCCACCATCTTTGATCGTGACCtgattcaaatgctttttttaaagttaattactatttaatttattttgagagagagagagtgtgcacaagccgtggtggggggcagggggagagggagaaagataatcttttttttttttttaaagattttatttatttatttggaagagagagagagtacaagcacggggagaagcagagggagagggagaagcagacttcccactgagcagggtgcccaacgcgaggctcgatcccaggaccctgggatcatgacctgagccaaaggcagatgcttaattaactgagccacccaggtgacctgagagagagagaatcttaagcaggctccatgcccagtccgatgcaggacttgatctcacaaccctgagctcatgacctgagctgaaatcaagaaaaggacacctaactgactgaaccacccaagggCCCcgtactattatttttttaaagtaaactctacgcCCAGcttagggcttgaactcaggaccccaagatcaagagtcccatgctcttccctgtgagccagccagacgcctctcaaaagttttttattttttttttattttatcataacaGCAATTACTATGTggtcaaatatttctttctcctaGTGGATTTTCTAGCTCGAGTAAGAAGATCTCCCTTCAGCCCAAGAACACAGATATGTATtaagtattcttttatttttatcttattttttagtattttatttatttatttgacagagagagagagagagtgcacacacaagcagggggagcagcagagggagagggagacgcaggctccccactgagcagggagcccaatgtggggctcaatcccagcaccctgggatcatgacccgagacgaaggcagatgcttaaccaactgagccatgcaggcgcccccttaatttatttttttttaaaaagggaaggaggaaaggcaggggagcaggagagggagagaatctcaaggaggctccatgcccagcacagagcctgacctggggctcaatctaacaaccctgagatcatgacctgagccaaaatcaagagtaggacgctttactgactgaaccacccaggcgcccccattaaatattcttttgctattcagtttatttttaagactttatttatttgagagagagagatggagagtggcaggggggaagagcagagggagagggagaagcaggctctccgctgaacagggagcctgacatggggcccaatcccaggactctgagatcacgacctgagcagaaggcagacgcttaaccgactgagccactcaggcaccccaatatttagttttttttaatatttaaataattatttcacctagcatttatttttgtgatataGAGGCTTAGCTCTGTTTTACCCTAGATGGTTATTCTCGATAAACAATTCTGTTGACACTTTTGTTATATATTATTTCcacttatgtatgtatgtatttccagttttattgagatatgttATTTCCATTTATAGTGGATTTTAGGACTCGACAGTTCCCCTGATCAATATGACCAATTTGTGGGTTGGTACTATCTTTAACAGATGAAGGGACACATTTAGAGAGACTGGGTGACTTGCTCAACATTCCCTAGCTGGTAAGTGGGCGAGCTGGGATCTGATCCAGGTCTACCTGATTTTAACTACTATACTACATTAATTCTCTTTAGGAATGGGtatttctggaaaattccaaTTTCCTGTTTCACCTGCCCAGAGTGAAAGAAAGGCCCTAGTCAGTGGTCAGTCTCCAAATACCACTAATCCACTCCCTCACTTACCGGAGTAGGGTGTCCTTGCCCAGGCTCATGCAGAGCTGATTGCAGGAGACGACAAGACTGGTAATACGCTCAGAAGGGGTAAAGTCAATGCGCTGTTTTGTGAAGATGGGCACTTCCTTCTCTAGCTGGGCATTCACATACCCTATAGGAAAGGAGGGAATTAAAGGTTAGCTATGGAAGAGACGGAGGAAGGACAAGACGAGGCAACAAAAAAACGTTTCCTCTCCACCTTCCCAACATATCCATACCCCAAGCCCTTGGTTAAAAGTTTAATATCAATATATCAGGTAGTTTGCTAATCCCCTCCACATTAGGGGCCCTGGGCTCTTTTCACACCTCTGACAGCCATGAGGGGTAGATTCTTTGAACCCTTGGACTGCTGTTGCACTGTCATGTACCTGCTCCCAGTGGTAAGGGGGGGGGAAGGGTTGGGCGTTTTCCCTTATCAATCTGGGGCCCAGCAATCCCAACTCAACTAAAGTATTCTAGATccactctctccccttctccctgcccatgCAGTAATGTTCTCACTGAGCCTCCGTAAGAatgaaggcagagggagcccTGGAGAACAGTTTCAATCAAATTGCAGCTTTTGTCTAGCCTTTACACTCATGTCTTTACCACTGCACAAAATATCCCAGCACTTCAGATCCCTCTGCCAACTCTGTCCTACTTTCCACAAAAATTTCCCCTCAACAC
Proteins encoded in this window:
- the VPS18 gene encoding vacuolar protein sorting-associated protein 18 homolog isoform X1, encoding MASILDEYEDSLSRSAVLQPGCPSVGIPHSGYVNAQLEKEVPIFTKQRIDFTPSERITSLVVSCNQLCMSLGKDTLLRIDLGKANEPNHVELGRKEDAKVHKMFLDHTGSHLLIALSSTEVLYVNRNGQKVRPLARWKGQLVESVGWNKALGTESSTGPILVGTAQGQIFEAELSASEGGLFGPAPDLYFRPLYVLNEEGGPAPVCSLEAERGPDGRGFVIATTRQRLFQFIGRAAEGAEAQGFSGLFAAFADHPPPFREFPSSLGYSELAFYTPKLRSAPRAFAWMMGDGVLYGALDCGRPDSLLSEERVWEYPEGVGPGASPPLAIVLTQFHFLLLLADRVEAVCTLTGQVVLRDHFLEKFGSLKHMVKDSSTGHLWAYTERAVFRYHVQREARDVWRTYLDMNRFDLAKEYCRERPDCLDTVLAREADFCFRQRRYLESARCYALTQSYFEEIALKFLEARQEEALAEFLQRKLAGLKPAERTQATLLTTWLTELYLSRLGALQGDPEALNLYRETRERFRSFLSSPRHKEWLFASRASIHELLASHGDTEHMVYFAVIMQDYERVVAYHCQHEAYEEALAVLARHRDPQLFYKFSPILIRHIPRQLVDAWIELGSRLDARQLIPALVNYSQGGEAQQVSQAIRYMEFCVNVLGETEQAIHNYLLSLYARGQPASLLAYLEQAGASPHRVHYDLKYALRLCAEHGHHRACVHVYKVLELYEEAVDLALQVDVDLAKQCADLPEDDEELRKKLWLKIARHVVQEEEDVQTAMACLASCPLLKIEDVLPFFPDFVTIDHFKEAICSSLKAYNHHIQELQREMEEATASAQRIRRDLQELRGRYGTVEPQDKCATCDFPLLNRPFYLFLCGHMFHADCLLQAVRPGLPAYKQARLEELQRKLGAAPAPTKGSARAKEAEGGAATAGPSREQLKADLDELVAAECVYCGELMIRSIDRPFIDPQRYEEEHLSWL
- the VPS18 gene encoding vacuolar protein sorting-associated protein 18 homolog isoform X2, whose product is MFLDHTGSHLLIALSSTEVLYVNRNGQKVRPLARWKGQLVESVGWNKALGTESSTGPILVGTAQGQIFEAELSASEGGLFGPAPDLYFRPLYVLNEEGGPAPVCSLEAERGPDGRGFVIATTRQRLFQFIGRAAEGAEAQGFSGLFAAFADHPPPFREFPSSLGYSELAFYTPKLRSAPRAFAWMMGDGVLYGALDCGRPDSLLSEERVWEYPEGVGPGASPPLAIVLTQFHFLLLLADRVEAVCTLTGQVVLRDHFLEKFGSLKHMVKDSSTGHLWAYTERAVFRYHVQREARDVWRTYLDMNRFDLAKEYCRERPDCLDTVLAREADFCFRQRRYLESARCYALTQSYFEEIALKFLEARQEEALAEFLQRKLAGLKPAERTQATLLTTWLTELYLSRLGALQGDPEALNLYRETRERFRSFLSSPRHKEWLFASRASIHELLASHGDTEHMVYFAVIMQDYERVVAYHCQHEAYEEALAVLARHRDPQLFYKFSPILIRHIPRQLVDAWIELGSRLDARQLIPALVNYSQGGEAQQVSQAIRYMEFCVNVLGETEQAIHNYLLSLYARGQPASLLAYLEQAGASPHRVHYDLKYALRLCAEHGHHRACVHVYKVLELYEEAVDLALQVDVDLAKQCADLPEDDEELRKKLWLKIARHVVQEEEDVQTAMACLASCPLLKIEDVLPFFPDFVTIDHFKEAICSSLKAYNHHIQELQREMEEATASAQRIRRDLQELRGRYGTVEPQDKCATCDFPLLNRPFYLFLCGHMFHADCLLQAVRPGLPAYKQARLEELQRKLGAAPAPTKGSARAKEAEGGAATAGPSREQLKADLDELVAAECVYCGELMIRSIDRPFIDPQRYEEEHLSWL